A DNA window from Camelina sativa cultivar DH55 chromosome 17, Cs, whole genome shotgun sequence contains the following coding sequences:
- the LOC104758988 gene encoding UDP-D-xylose:L-fucose alpha-1,3-D-xylosyltransferase 3-like gives MAQQPQQRPILNRPISLLNRNGLLLLLLLALFVILGVFLPLTKSPLFLFPNTTTSSSLPAPSSSLPSISDWRDYSLAQAAKFVAKNETVIVCAVSYPFLPFLSNWLISISRQKHHEKVLVIAEDYATLYKVNEKWPGHAVLIPPALDPQSAHKFGSQGFYNLTSRRPQHLLNILELGYNVMYNDVDMVWLQDPFDYLQGSHDVYFMDDMIAVKPMNHSHDLPPLSPSGVTYVCSCMIFLRSTDGAKLLMKKWVEEIQAQRWSNTEAKKPHDQPAFNRALHKTAHQVDAYLLPQSAFPSGGLYFRNETWVNETKGKHVIVHNNYIIGYDKKMKRFKDFNLWLLDDHALESPLGILKIYQEQQNTTEGKNRRKTGRKQRRNRGKKQKLP, from the exons ATGGCGCAGCAGCCACAACAACGTCCAATCTTAAACCGTCCCATCTCTCTTCTCAACCGCAATggtctcctcctccttctccttctaGCACTCTTTGTTATCCTTGGTGTATTCTTACCTTTAACTAAATCTCCCTTGTTCCTGTTTCCAAACacaacaacatcttcttctcttcctgctccttcttcttctttaccatcGATCTCCGACTGGCGCGACTATTCCCTTGCTCAAGCAGCTAAGTTTGTGGCTAAGAACGAGACAGTGATCGTCTGTGCCGTTAGCTACCCTTTCTTGCCTTTTCTTAGCAACTGGTTGATTAGCATTTCTAGACAGAAGCATCATGAAAAAGTTCTCGTGATCGCTGAAGATTACGCTACTCTTTACAAAGTCAACGAGAAGTGGCCTGGTCATGCTGTTCTCATTCCTCCAGCGTTGGATCCTCAGTCCGCACACAAATTTGGTTCACAG GGTTTCTACAATTTGACATCTCGGAGGCCACAACATCTCTTGAACATTTTGGAGCTAGGTTACAATGTTATGTACAACGATGTGGATATGGTCTGGTTGCAAGATCCGTTTGACTATTTACAAGGAAGCCACGACGTATACTTCATGGATGACATGATTGCA GTTAAGCCTATGAATCACTCCCATGATCTACCACCTCTGAGTCCAAGCGGAGTGACTTACGTATGTAGCTGCATGATTTTCTTGCGTTCAACTGATGGTGCAAAGCTTCTAATGAAGAAATGGGTTGAGGAGATTCAAGCTCAACGTTGGTCTAACACGGAGGCAAAGAAACCACATGATCAGCCTGCTTTTAATCGAGCACTTCACAAAACAGCTCATCAA GTAGATGCCTACTTGCTTCCACAATCAGCTTTCCCATCAGGAGGATTGTACTTCAGGAATGAGACATGGGTTAATGAGACAAAGGGGAAACATGTCATAGTCCACAATAACTACATTATCGGTTACGACAAGAAGATGAAACGCTTTAAAGATTTTAACCTATGGCTACTCGATGATCATGCTCTTGAGTCTCCACTAggaatattaaa GATATATCAAGAGCAGCAGAATACTACTGAAGGGAAAAATCGGAGGAAAACAGggagaaaacagaggagaaacAGGGGTAAGAAACAGAAGTTACCTTAG